Proteins encoded in a region of the Raphanus sativus cultivar WK10039 unplaced genomic scaffold, ASM80110v3 Scaffold0407, whole genome shotgun sequence genome:
- the LOC108812689 gene encoding 3-ketoacyl-CoA thiolase 5, peroxisomal isoform X2 yields MQSLHTIMGSSMTKFCLYPKTEACFEMAVNCAAELSPMAAFGDDVVIVAAYRTAICKAKRGGFKDTLPDDLLASVLKAVVERTSLDPSEVGDIVVGTVIAPGSQRAMECRVAAYFAGFPDSVPIRTVNRQCSSGLQAVADVAASIRAGYYDIGIGAGVESMSVDHTAGGGFHTTNPRAQEFPGARDCLLPMGITSENVAERYGVTRQEQDMAAVESHKRAAAANASGKLKDEIVPVVTKIVDPVTKAEKPIVVSVDDGVRPNSNMADLAKLKTVFKPDGSTTAGNASQISDGAGAVLLMKRSLAMKKGLPILGVFRSFAVTGVDPAVMGIGPAYAIPAAANLAGLKVSDIDLFEINEAFASQYVYCCKKLELDVEKVNVNGGAIAIGHPLGATGARCVATLLHEMKRRGKDCRFGVISMCIGTGMGAAAVFERGDSVDDLSNACVEANGIGH; encoded by the exons ATGCAATCTTTGCACACTATCATGGGAAGCTCCATGACTAAGTTCTGTTTGTATCCCAAAACTGAGGCATGTTTTGAGATG GCTGTGAACTGTGCTGCTGAGCTTTCCCCAATGGCTGCTTTTGGAGACGACGTTGTGATCGTTGC GGCATATCGCACTGCCATCTGCAAAGCTAAACGCGGAGGGTTTAAAGACACTCTCCCAGATGATCTTCTTGCTTCTGTTCTCAAG GCTGTGGTGGAAAGGACATCTTTGGATCCAAGTGAAGTTGGGGATATAGTTGTTGGTACCGTTATAGCTCCTGGTTCTCAGAGAGCCATGGAGTGTAGAGTAGCTGCTTACTTTGCTGGCTTTCCTG ACTCCGTGCCAATTAGAACTGTCAACAGACAATGCTCCTCAGGACTACAAGCAGTTGCTGATGTTGCTGCTTCCATCAGAGCTGGATATTACGACATTG GTATTGGTGCTGGAGTGGAGTCAATGTCAGTTGATCATACTGCTGGAGGCGGCTTTCACACCACAAACCCGAGG GCACAAGAGTTTCCTGGAGCTCGTGACTGCTTGCTTCCAATGGGTATCACTTCTGAAAACGTTGCAGAAAGATACGGTGTCACAAGACAAGAGCAGGACATGGCTGCG GTGGAGTCTCACAAGCGTGCAGCTGCTGCAAACGCTTCTGGTAAACTCAAGGATGAGATAGTTCCTGTTGTTACTAAG ATTGTTGACCCCGTGACAAAAGCAGAGAAGCCAATTGTTGTTTCTGTTGATGATGGTGTACGTCCAAACTCAAACATGGCTGATTTGGCAAAGCTGAAGACAGTCTTTAAACCTGATGGTTCAACCACAGCAG GTAATGCTAGTCAGATTAGTGATGGTGCTGGAGCCGTACTGCTAATGAAGAGGAGCTTGGCGATGAAGAAGGGACTTCCCATTCTTGGAGTATTCAG GAGCTTTGCTGTTACTGGTGTGGATCCGGCTGTAATGGGTATTGGTCCAGCTTATGCCATTCCTGCTGCAGCAAACCTAGCAGGACTCAAAGTTAGCGACATTGATCTATTTGAGATCAATGAG GCATTTGCATCTCAGTATGTGTACTGTTGCAAGAAGCTAGAGCTGGATGTGGAAAAGGTCAATGTTAATGGAGGAGCCATTGCTATTGGCCATCCTCTGGGTGCTACAG GAGCTCGATGTGTTGCAACATTGCTGCATGAGATGAAACGGAGAGGGAAAGACTGCCGCTTTGGAGTTATTTCAATGTGCATAG GTACTGGTATGGGAGCTGCGGCAGTTTTTGAGAGAGGAGACTCTGTTGATGACTTATCAAATGCCTGTGTGGAGGCTAATGGGATTGGTCATTAG
- the LOC108812689 gene encoding 3-ketoacyl-CoA thiolase 5, peroxisomal isoform X3: MAAFGDDVVIVAAYRTAICKAKRGGFKDTLPDDLLASVLKAVVERTSLDPSEVGDIVVGTVIAPGSQRAMECRVAAYFAGFPDSVPIRTVNRQCSSGLQAVADVAASIRAGYYDIGIGAGVESMSVDHTAGGGFHTTNPRAQEFPGARDCLLPMGITSENVAERYGVTRQEQDMAAVESHKRAAAANASGKLKDEIVPVVTKIVDPVTKAEKPIVVSVDDGVRPNSNMADLAKLKTVFKPDGSTTAGNASQISDGAGAVLLMKRSLAMKKGLPILGVFRSFAVTGVDPAVMGIGPAYAIPAAANLAGLKVSDIDLFEINEAFASQYVYCCKKLELDVEKVNVNGGAIAIGHPLGATGARCVATLLHEMKRRGKDCRFGVISMCIGTGMGAAAVFERGDSVDDLSNACVEANGIGH, encoded by the exons ATGGCTGCTTTTGGAGACGACGTTGTGATCGTTGC GGCATATCGCACTGCCATCTGCAAAGCTAAACGCGGAGGGTTTAAAGACACTCTCCCAGATGATCTTCTTGCTTCTGTTCTCAAG GCTGTGGTGGAAAGGACATCTTTGGATCCAAGTGAAGTTGGGGATATAGTTGTTGGTACCGTTATAGCTCCTGGTTCTCAGAGAGCCATGGAGTGTAGAGTAGCTGCTTACTTTGCTGGCTTTCCTG ACTCCGTGCCAATTAGAACTGTCAACAGACAATGCTCCTCAGGACTACAAGCAGTTGCTGATGTTGCTGCTTCCATCAGAGCTGGATATTACGACATTG GTATTGGTGCTGGAGTGGAGTCAATGTCAGTTGATCATACTGCTGGAGGCGGCTTTCACACCACAAACCCGAGG GCACAAGAGTTTCCTGGAGCTCGTGACTGCTTGCTTCCAATGGGTATCACTTCTGAAAACGTTGCAGAAAGATACGGTGTCACAAGACAAGAGCAGGACATGGCTGCG GTGGAGTCTCACAAGCGTGCAGCTGCTGCAAACGCTTCTGGTAAACTCAAGGATGAGATAGTTCCTGTTGTTACTAAG ATTGTTGACCCCGTGACAAAAGCAGAGAAGCCAATTGTTGTTTCTGTTGATGATGGTGTACGTCCAAACTCAAACATGGCTGATTTGGCAAAGCTGAAGACAGTCTTTAAACCTGATGGTTCAACCACAGCAG GTAATGCTAGTCAGATTAGTGATGGTGCTGGAGCCGTACTGCTAATGAAGAGGAGCTTGGCGATGAAGAAGGGACTTCCCATTCTTGGAGTATTCAG GAGCTTTGCTGTTACTGGTGTGGATCCGGCTGTAATGGGTATTGGTCCAGCTTATGCCATTCCTGCTGCAGCAAACCTAGCAGGACTCAAAGTTAGCGACATTGATCTATTTGAGATCAATGAG GCATTTGCATCTCAGTATGTGTACTGTTGCAAGAAGCTAGAGCTGGATGTGGAAAAGGTCAATGTTAATGGAGGAGCCATTGCTATTGGCCATCCTCTGGGTGCTACAG GAGCTCGATGTGTTGCAACATTGCTGCATGAGATGAAACGGAGAGGGAAAGACTGCCGCTTTGGAGTTATTTCAATGTGCATAG GTACTGGTATGGGAGCTGCGGCAGTTTTTGAGAGAGGAGACTCTGTTGATGACTTATCAAATGCCTGTGTGGAGGCTAATGGGATTGGTCATTAG
- the LOC108812689 gene encoding 3-ketoacyl-CoA thiolase 5, peroxisomal isoform X1 has protein sequence MEKATERQKILLRHLNPLPPSSLPRINDNKPTLLSAVNCAAELSPMAAFGDDVVIVAAYRTAICKAKRGGFKDTLPDDLLASVLKAVVERTSLDPSEVGDIVVGTVIAPGSQRAMECRVAAYFAGFPDSVPIRTVNRQCSSGLQAVADVAASIRAGYYDIGIGAGVESMSVDHTAGGGFHTTNPRAQEFPGARDCLLPMGITSENVAERYGVTRQEQDMAAVESHKRAAAANASGKLKDEIVPVVTKIVDPVTKAEKPIVVSVDDGVRPNSNMADLAKLKTVFKPDGSTTAGNASQISDGAGAVLLMKRSLAMKKGLPILGVFRSFAVTGVDPAVMGIGPAYAIPAAANLAGLKVSDIDLFEINEAFASQYVYCCKKLELDVEKVNVNGGAIAIGHPLGATGARCVATLLHEMKRRGKDCRFGVISMCIGTGMGAAAVFERGDSVDDLSNACVEANGIGH, from the exons ATGGAGAAAGCCACTGAAAGACAGAAGATTTTGCTTCGTCATCTCAATCCACTAcctccttcttctcttcctcgTATTAATGATAATAAACCTACTCTTCTCTCC GCTGTGAACTGTGCTGCTGAGCTTTCCCCAATGGCTGCTTTTGGAGACGACGTTGTGATCGTTGC GGCATATCGCACTGCCATCTGCAAAGCTAAACGCGGAGGGTTTAAAGACACTCTCCCAGATGATCTTCTTGCTTCTGTTCTCAAG GCTGTGGTGGAAAGGACATCTTTGGATCCAAGTGAAGTTGGGGATATAGTTGTTGGTACCGTTATAGCTCCTGGTTCTCAGAGAGCCATGGAGTGTAGAGTAGCTGCTTACTTTGCTGGCTTTCCTG ACTCCGTGCCAATTAGAACTGTCAACAGACAATGCTCCTCAGGACTACAAGCAGTTGCTGATGTTGCTGCTTCCATCAGAGCTGGATATTACGACATTG GTATTGGTGCTGGAGTGGAGTCAATGTCAGTTGATCATACTGCTGGAGGCGGCTTTCACACCACAAACCCGAGG GCACAAGAGTTTCCTGGAGCTCGTGACTGCTTGCTTCCAATGGGTATCACTTCTGAAAACGTTGCAGAAAGATACGGTGTCACAAGACAAGAGCAGGACATGGCTGCG GTGGAGTCTCACAAGCGTGCAGCTGCTGCAAACGCTTCTGGTAAACTCAAGGATGAGATAGTTCCTGTTGTTACTAAG ATTGTTGACCCCGTGACAAAAGCAGAGAAGCCAATTGTTGTTTCTGTTGATGATGGTGTACGTCCAAACTCAAACATGGCTGATTTGGCAAAGCTGAAGACAGTCTTTAAACCTGATGGTTCAACCACAGCAG GTAATGCTAGTCAGATTAGTGATGGTGCTGGAGCCGTACTGCTAATGAAGAGGAGCTTGGCGATGAAGAAGGGACTTCCCATTCTTGGAGTATTCAG GAGCTTTGCTGTTACTGGTGTGGATCCGGCTGTAATGGGTATTGGTCCAGCTTATGCCATTCCTGCTGCAGCAAACCTAGCAGGACTCAAAGTTAGCGACATTGATCTATTTGAGATCAATGAG GCATTTGCATCTCAGTATGTGTACTGTTGCAAGAAGCTAGAGCTGGATGTGGAAAAGGTCAATGTTAATGGAGGAGCCATTGCTATTGGCCATCCTCTGGGTGCTACAG GAGCTCGATGTGTTGCAACATTGCTGCATGAGATGAAACGGAGAGGGAAAGACTGCCGCTTTGGAGTTATTTCAATGTGCATAG GTACTGGTATGGGAGCTGCGGCAGTTTTTGAGAGAGGAGACTCTGTTGATGACTTATCAAATGCCTGTGTGGAGGCTAATGGGATTGGTCATTAG